A stretch of DNA from Oculatellaceae cyanobacterium:
TTAAAACTATTATCTCGCAAAGACTATAGTACCCACGAACTCCTCCAAAAAGGAAAAGAAAAAGGTTTTAGCCCGGAAGAAATTAACTATGCAATTACTGAATTACAAAGCAAAGATTACCAATCAGATAAACGGTTAGTTGAGAACTTAATTATCTCTTCTCAAGGGAAATACGGTAAATCTGTAATTAAGCGTAAATGCTATGAAAAAGGCATAAATATCGAGTTATTCGAGGAAATTTGGCAAACTCAAACAGCAGAGGATGAAACCGATGATTTAGCGAATCTTAAATCAAAAATTATGCGAAAATATAAAATTGATAGCTTTCAAGACCTCGATCCTAAAACTAAATCAAAATTAGTTAATTACTTAAGTTATAGAGGCTTTAATCCATTTGAAACTATTGGAAATTGGCAAAAAGAAGAGTTAAACGCTTAAGGAGAAAACTGCTTGCTGGCATCCCTTTTGCCTGTGCAGACAATACTATATCAATCACTGTTTTTGCTGATGGCGATCGCTATAGAAGGATTCATACTACATCGCCAACTTAAGTTTAGTCGCAAAACTAGCATACAATATGCTGCATCACTTAATTTATTATCAACAATTGTTGGTTGGTTACTTTTCTTTTTTGTTCAACCTCTGCTGCCAATAAACATAAAAATTCAACTAATTAGTTACATTTTTTTTAATCGTTTTTTTTACTCTGTTTCACCTTATTCTAATTTTTTTTCCATAAGTTTATTTATTATTTATTTATTTTTTTCTTTTATGGTCAAACTTCAAGGATTAAAATCGTTAGATTCTTTGCTTATGGAAAGCAATTCTATTTCTCAAATTTTTGTAAAACTAACATCTCTACGATACAACAAGAAAAAATCATCTCATTTATATAGTACTAAATATCCCAGCAAGGCAACGGCTATACTTTTAGCTAATGCTTATAGTCATAGTGCTATATTATTAATTTTAATATTGCGTTACTTTATTTAATATTGCAACTTGGTAAGTGGAAATTTTTATAGGTTTATTTAAATGGCTACAAAAGCTTTTATCGCCACCGAGAGCATTTTCCTGGGAAACTTTAGTTTTACTTAGTTTATTTTCCTGTTTCATGGCTTATATATCCACCGGAATAGTGCGCGGATTGATCTCAAACTGTGGTTGGATATTTTTAATTTTTGGTGTTGGCTGGGGGACGGCTGAAAAGCGTTTAAGAATTAGTAATATTTATCTCAGTCCTTGGATTACAGGTGCTTTAGTTTCTACTTATATTTTTGGTAATTTATCACAACCAAATTTATCCGTAATTTGCTGGCCAACTATTTCAGCAGTAATTGGCACTATACCTAATTTTTTTGGTAAAGGGCTTAAGTGGCAATTACCCAACCCTAGAAAACGCCAAAAAATCATAGTTTTTTTATTAAGTCATGTTGTAATTAGTTGCTGGTTTCAATTTTATTATATATTGCAAGATTGGCTAGAACAATACCCCAGTTTATTAGCAGATGATTTGAAAAAAAGTGCTTTTGTGCTACGATTTCCAGTAGTACAGCCAGTAACAATCAGAGGAACATTAATTTTAAATTCTGTAGAAACTCAGCTATTAGAAGAACTA
This window harbors:
- a CDS encoding regulatory protein RecX; this encodes MNSFSYFLKLLSRKDYSTHELLQKGKEKGFSPEEINYAITELQSKDYQSDKRLVENLIISSQGKYGKSVIKRKCYEKGINIELFEEIWQTQTAEDETDDLANLKSKIMRKYKIDSFQDLDPKTKSKLVNYLSYRGFNPFETIGNWQKEELNA
- a CDS encoding DUF5357 family protein; translated protein: MEIFIGLFKWLQKLLSPPRAFSWETLVLLSLFSCFMAYISTGIVRGLISNCGWIFLIFGVGWGTAEKRLRISNIYLSPWITGALVSTYIFGNLSQPNLSVICWPTISAVIGTIPNFFGKGLKWQLPNPRKRQKIIVFLLSHVVISCWFQFYYILQDWLEQYPSLLADDLKKSAFVLRFPVVQPVTIRGTLILNSVETQLLEELDNRPWSQIERWLQEREDNLKLAVQQSQEELIKVEEDAWWQFTSELSSSELGYNLKLIATWQGPRSKSERFFIEKLCKINLVSSQSDPDTRLVLGEVKCQPAKPVNWRT